A window of the Lolium perenne isolate Kyuss_39 chromosome 7, Kyuss_2.0, whole genome shotgun sequence genome harbors these coding sequences:
- the LOC127312569 gene encoding 3'-5' exonuclease-like, translating into MADETYVTYVAFEGHVIKTTVTSSGTAVKRWLREIRYMYRWVYHKLIVGLDVEWRPSYSSVQNPAALLQLCVGRRCLIFQLLHADYIPDALDEFLGDPGFRFVGVGVQEDANRLDNDHRLRVATTVDLRGLAADGMQMPWLRQAGLKGIASAVMGANIEKPQKVRVGPWDAYELSDEQIEYACIDAFVSFEVGRKLLTGDY; encoded by the coding sequence ATGGCGGACGAGACTTACGTCACGTATGTCGCCTTTGAGGGGCACGTCATCAAGACCACCGTCACGTCCTCCGGCACAGCCGTCAAGCGCTGGCTCCGGGAGATCCGCTACATGTACCGCTGGGTCTATCACAAGCTCATCGTCGGCCTGGACGTGGAGTGGCGCCCCAGCTACAGCAGCGTGCAGAACCCGGCGGCGCTCCTGCAGCTCTGCGTCGGCCGCCGCTGCCTCATCTTCCAGCTCCTCCACGCCGACTACATCCCCGACGCCCTGGACGAGTTCCTCGGCGACCCCGGCTTCCGCTTCGTCGGCGTCGGCGTGCAGGAGGACGCCAACCGCCTCGACAATGACCACCGCCTCCGGGTGGCCACCACCGTCGACCTGCGCGGCCTCGCGGCGGACGGGATGCAAATGCCCTGGCTCCGTCAGGCCGGGCTCAAGGGCATCGCGAGCGCCGTCATGGGGGCCAACATCGAGAAGCCACAGAAGGTGAGGGTGGGCCCGTGGGACGCCTACGAGCTATCGGATGAGCAGATCGAGTACGCCTGCATCGACGCCTTCGTCTCCTTCGAGGTCGGCCGGAAGCTGCTCACCGGCGACTACTAG
- the LOC127314822 gene encoding pentatricopeptide repeat-containing protein At4g16835, mitochondrial: MIGRHLPLGVGGARSLTTAPIRRAGADASASTPRQTTTADYNRLLAGYARSPDRRLADARHLFDRIPNPDAVSYNTLLSCHFARGDVAGARELFSAMPARDVASWNTMVSGLSRSGAVEEARAVFLAMPARNSVSWNAMVSGFASAGDMGEAEACFRDAPRKEDPVLWTAMVSGYMDAGNVEKAVRFFHAMPVRNLVSWNAVVAGYVKNSRAEDALRVFKALVTAAAVRPNESTLSSVLLGCSNLSALGFGRQVHQWCIKLPLSRRVTVGTALVSMYCKCGDLEGACKLFGEMRTRDVVAWNAMISGYAQHGDGWEAIRLFEKMKDKGVEPNWITFVAVLTACIHTGLCDFGIQCFEGMQEVYGIKPRVDHYSCMVDLLCRAGLLERSVNLIRSMPFEPHPSAYGTLLAACRVYKNLEFAEFAAGKLIEQNPQSAGAYVQLANIYAAANQWADVSRVRRWMKDNAVVKTPGYSWVEIKGVIHEFRSNDRLHPQLHLIHGKLEQLEERMKAMGYVPDLDFALHDVEESLKVQMLMRHSEKLAIAFGLMSTAPGLTLRIFKNLRICGDCHNAAKLISKIEDREIILRDTTRFHHFRGGHCSCGDYW; the protein is encoded by the coding sequence ATGATCGGGCGCCATCTTCCTCTGGGTGTCGGCGGTGCGCGCTCCCTCACAACGGCACCCATCCGGCGCGCCGGGGCGGATGCCTCGGCGTCCACGCCCCGTCAGACCACTACTGCCGACTACaaccgcctcctcgccggctacGCGAGGTCGCCCGACCGCCGCCTCGCGGACGCGCGCCACCTGTTCGACAGAATCCCGAACCCCGACGCCGTCTCCTACAACACGCTCCTCTCCTGCCACTTCGCGCGCGGCGACGTCGCGGGCGCCCGGGAGCTCTTCTCCGCGATGCCTGCCAGGGACGTCGCGTCCTGGAACACCATGGTGTCCGGCCTGTCCAGGAGCGGGGCCGTGGAGGAGGCCAGGGCCGTGTTCCTCGCCATGCCGGCGAGGAACTCCGTCTCGTGGAACGCCATGGTTTCCGGGTTCGCCTCCGCTGGCGACATGGGCGAGGCGGAGGCGTGCTTCCGGGACGCGCCGCGGAAGGAGGACCCGGTTCTCTGGACCGCGATGGTGTCGGGGTACATGGACGCCGGCAACGTGGAGAAGGCCGTCCGGTTCTTTCACGCGATGCCCGTGAGGAACCTGGTCTCGTGGAATGCCGTGGTTGCTGGCTACGTGAAGAATTCGCGCGCGGAGGACGCCTTGAGGGTGTTCAAGGCTCTGGTTACGGCTGCCGCTGTCCGGCCAAATGAGTCGACGCTGAGTAGCGTGCTCCTTGGATGCAGCAACTTGTCTGCGCTGGGGTTCGGGAGACAGGTACATCAGTGGTGCATCAAGTTGCCGCTGAGTAGGAGAGTCACCGTGGGCACGGCCCTTGTCAGCATGTACTGCAAGTGTGGGGACTTGGAGGGCGCTTGCAAGCTGTTCGGTGAGATGCGTACGAGGGATGTAGTCGCATGGAATGCGATGATTTCCGGCTATGCTCAGCATGGGGATGGATGGGAAGCTATCAGATTGTTTGAGAAGATGAAGGATAAAGGAGTTGAGCCAAACTGGATTACTTTCGTGGCAGTGCTGACAGCTTGTATCCATACTGGGTTGTGTGATTTTGGAATACAGTGCTTTGAGGGTATGCAGGAAGTCTATGGAATTAAGCCCCGGGTTGATCATTACTCTTGCATGGTGGATCTTCTCTGCCGAGCTGGTTTGCTTGAAAGATCGGTGAACTTGATTCGCTCTATGCCCTTTGAGCCACATCCTTCTGCATATGGCACTCTATTGGCTGCCTGTAGAGTTTATAAGAATTTGGAATTTGCTGAGTTTGCTGCCGGAAAGCTAATCGAGCAGAACCCGCAGAGCGCAGGCGCCTATGTACAGCTGGCAAATATTTATGCTGCAGCAAATCAGTGGGCCGACGTCTCTAGAGTGAGGCGGTGGATGAAGGATAATGCAGTGGTCAAAACACCCGGGTACAGCTGGGTTGAGATAAAGGGTGTAATCCATGAGTTTAGATCAAATGACAGATTACATCCTCAGCTTCATTTGATTCATGGAAAGCTGGAGCAGTTAGAGGAGCGGATGAAGGCAATGGGTTATGTTCCAGATCTTGATTTCGCACTTCATGATGTAGAGGAGAGTCTGAAGGTGCAAATGCTAATGAGGCACAGTGAGAAGCTCGCCATTGCGTTTGGCCTGATGAGTACTGCTCCTGGGTTAACCTTGAGGATTTTCAAGAATCTCAGGATTTGTGGGGATTGTCACAATGCTGCAAAACTCATCTCCAAGATCGAGGATCGAGAAATCATTCTGAGGGATACGACACGTTTCCATCACTTTAGAGGTGGCCATTGTTCATGCGGGGATTACTGGTGA